Part of the Pseudomonas sp. P8_241 genome is shown below.
GCCGCGATGCTGGCCCAGTCCATCTACGTGATGCTGGCGGTGTGCGGCATCGTCGGCCTGGTGTGGAAAATGAAAATGGCCGACGTCGCCCTGCAGTGCGCTGCGCCGGTCGGGGCCTGGATGACCGCCTTGGCGCTGGTCACCGGGGCGATCTGGGGCAAGCCGACGTGGGGCTCGTGGTGGGTCTGGGATGCACGACTGACGTCCATGCTGATTCTGCTTTTCCTGTACTTCGGTCTTATTGCGCTGGGCAACGCCATCAGCAATCGTGACAGCGCGGCCAAGGCTTGCGCGGTGCTGGCGATTGTCGGCGTGATCAACATCCCGATCATCAAGTACTCGGTGGAGTGGTGGAACACCCTGCACCAGGGCGCGACCTTCACCCTCACGGAAAAACCGGCGATGCCCGCCGAGATGTGGCTGCCGTTGCTGCTGACGGCGTTGGGTTTCTATTGT
Proteins encoded:
- a CDS encoding heme ABC transporter permease yields the protein MNWTWFHKLGSPKWFYGISGKMLPWLSVAALLLIGVGVVWGLAFAPPEKWQQNSYRIIYIHVPAAMLAQSIYVMLAVCGIVGLVWKMKMADVALQCAAPVGAWMTALALVTGAIWGKPTWGSWWVWDARLTSMLILLFLYFGLIALGNAISNRDSAAKACAVLAIVGVINIPIIKYSVEWWNTLHQGATFTLTEKPAMPAEMWLPLLLTALGFYCFFGAVLLLRMRLEVLKREARASWVKAEVENSLEVVR